The window atattaagccatacaaggatgtcatcgaccatgtcttgggctcaatagagatatagaggacaatggattatattacacggtaatataggtcacgaggttcgtcgagaaattgactttccgattacttgagtaacagtgatgcattgctagatgccgctcactgtttgtaatattaaaatagagatttcgatattactatcaacgtaattgggaacctacagggtcacacactacgactaacttgacgagatattttgaaacaacaaaattgtctaataaagattagatgatttatggtgcgaccgattaatcggatatttaatgagattaaatttgccgattaattagacccgatttattagatttaatggtgtgctaagtggttatttttatggaaccacttggagccaattataaaaataaacatgggccaattgtatgataacacttagctatacacatggactaattaaatgatgtcacctagacttacacatgtcacttggagccttgattctccttaatcccacatcggtggggctttgaatttgtcttccccatattgcttataaaaggggcagcatgcatgtttagatataagagatatatatatacatatatatgggtgtacgtgtataagtgtaaggaaattcaagttgaattgttcaatttgaattaatcctactagtctaataaatttcgggtgtcgcatcggggtgtttctttcgagtgttggtcgctagcaccgccgatctcgaaaactcgtcgacaaagtcggtgtggataccagtagaggcgtcacgcgtgggacgctcggtcgacaactttaaatattccaggtacgcttttatttactcttactcttctagtaggtcttggaattagtttcacgggtaggaaattttgaatttctgttccttttacgcttccgttagccccgtggaactagcactTATTTCATTCCGTTCTTAATGCGTGTGATTGTTTGGCCATCGATTACATTGAATGAATAATCTCAATGAACTCGACAGAGTGAGCTACTGTTTAGATAGGGATGGGGCCTTTGCTTGATCTTGACTAGTCGATAGTTGGGTTGTTTCGCGAGTATCGATAGAAATATACGTGCTTGCCTTAGGCACCCACAATCGGGATTGGAACTTAATGAGTTTTATTTGGACTTGATTCTCATAGACATATAGAGATTCTTGTTTAAATAGATATACCCCTAAGCAATTCGAAAGATACTTAGGAGAGAATTTGTAATCTCGGTAGTACATCCCGTCATTCAAGAATATGAGAAGGAGAATATGAGTGAAGTTAAGACAATATCGAGGAAAATCGAGATCCTAGACTTTATCATCTTTGATTCATGATAATTGAGTTAGATGATGTTTAGCTAGTTAGTGCTTTTCTTTAACTTTATATCTCATAAATTGATTTGCTTGACTATTATAGAAGTGTGATAatttgctccgtttggtttcgcagttaaaatcacaaaaattttaactttaactttaactcaacacactatacaacaaaaatacacatttcccaaataaaaaattttaactttaactttaactcaacacactacacaatcatttgtctttttccacaatcaaaattaaagttacttgAACTCTAAAATCACACGCACCATTAGTGTTTAGCAAGCTCATTAGATCAACTCCTTGTGGCATGATACTCAACTCATTCCTTTATTACTTGCACGACCTGTATACTTGTGGGAGACAACAATTTACATGccaatttcataattaaaaaccaacaataaatatattccaTGATGCTTTGATTAGAATTCATGGGGGATAACTAGATTTGGCCATCTCATCCGTTAATTTCTACTAGATCGGTCGGTATATTTCAATTGGTCGTTATTTTCGTTATCTACAATAGCTCCTCTTTAAAAATTGGGTTTTCCCAGTTGTATCAAATGTTTTTACTACCGTTAATATGTGTCACACAGGGGGACCGTGCTCCTCCATCCAATTAGTTTACACATTAAACGCGATTTTTTATACTTACCCATCTTATCATTTCATCGTATTGAAATTGGTATATTCGGAGGAAGTGTCATCAATTGATCATTATTTCCGTTATTTGCACTGTGTTCTCTTTCTCAAAGGATTTTGCAAAGTATATTGATGAAGTTGCTATTGTTACTGTCAATTACAAGGTGGGCACGTACTTACAATCAATTAGTTTACACGTATGGACCTGATTTTCATACTTACCTTCTTATCAATCAATTGTACAAGAATCGGTATATTCTTGCATTCTCTTCTTTCAAATCTATTAACTTGGATTTCAACAATTTGCAACATGCCAAATTCATGAAAACATAATAGATATATGAGGATATTGTCATGATGATAGATGGGTGACAACTGAAATTTAATTAACTGAAGATCGGCTCATCGCACTAATGTAGATACTGTAATGACGGTATGCGGGTGACAGCTAGTTTTTGCCATCTAATTGGTTCATCGTACTGAATCAATCAGTATATTCGAAAGCACAATGCAAAATATGTCATTACTTCTATTATTTTTGGTGTACTCTCTTTCTAAATAAGGTAATGCTCGTTGAACTGATGTTGTTACTATCGTTATTATCTGCCCTCCTACTTTGAATATGAGAAGTACGGCATGCTAATGTGCCTTGAATGATCCACATCTCAGGGTCTGGCAAAGATAAGAAACAGTTAACTATCCGTGTGACTAAAAGCTCTCACAGCCCAAGAACAACGACGTAATTATCAGGGGCGTGCTATACCACTGAGCTAATAGCCCATCGTGCAGGCCTCTCACCCAGGCCTGCCATGTCAAAAGCAAGGAATTAAAGTTTGTCTCCATTTctagaaggaggaggagagtaGGAttgcaaaaaagaaacaaCTAAGAAGGAATAGGAGAAAAAGACACTGTTGAAATGACCTAAGCAAGAAAGAATATTAAcagtaataataatacataTCCGATGATGCTTTGAATATGATTCACGGGTGATAACTAGATTTGGCCATCTTATTAGTTAATTACTACTAGATCAGTTGTTATGCAGCACACTCTATTGGTCGTTATTTCCGTTATCTACAGTATTTGCTCTTTCCAAATGGGGTTTTGCCAATTGGATTAAATGTCATTACTACCGTTATTATCTGACACACAAGGCAGTTGCGCTCCTCTATCCAACTAGTTTACACCCATTAAACGTGACTGTTTATATTTACCTATCTTGTCATTTCATTGTACTGAATTTGTATATTCATAGGCAGACTATTCAATTGATCATTATTTTCTATCTATAGTGTATTCTCTTTTCGATTACATAAGGATGCCCATGGTCCTAATATAGCGTATTCTCTTTCTAAATAGAATTTTACCAAGTGGATGGATGCAGTTACTACCATTACTATTAATTCCACAGTGGGCACATACTTATCACCAATTAGTTACATGCATGGACATAATTTCTGTACTTACCTGTCTTATCAATCCATCGTACAAGAATCAGTATATCCTAGTCGTTATTTTGGTTATGTGCGATGCATTCTCTTCTTTTCAATCCATTCAATTAGACTTCAGCAATTTGGTACATGCCAATTTCATGAAAACATAATAgataatacaaaatattttcattacGATAAACGAGTGACAACTGAAATTTAATTATCTGAATATCATCGCACTAATCCAGGATACTATAACGACGATGCGTGGATGACAACTGGTTTTAACCATCTAATTGGTTCATCGTATGAAACTATCCGTATATTTGGAAGCATAATACAAAATATGACGttatttctattatttataGTGTACTGTCTTTCTAAATAAGGCAATGCTTGTTGAACTGATGTCATTACTTCCATTATTATCTATATCCATAAGCAGATTATGCAATTGGtcattattttcattatcTACAACGTATTCTCTTTTTGAATAGGATCTTGCCAAGTAGATTGATGCAGTTAATACCATTACGATCAATTAGTTTTACACAAATGGACGTGATTTATGTATTTACTCATCTTATCAATCCATCATACAAGAATCGGTTATTCTAACCGTTATTTTGGTGATGTGCAAGCGCAAtgcattttcttcttttcaatcTATTAAATTGGATTTCAGCAATTTGCTATATGCCAATTTCATGAaagcataatatatattccaGGATATTGTAATGATTATAGATGGGTGACaactaaaatttaattaactgAAGATTGACTCATCCCACTTGATTTGATTGTAAAAATCGGGATGCCTGAAGTTGTGAGTAAGAATGGGATCTCTTAAATCTCTGTTTAATGATCAGAGAACTCCCCTTTTATTAATCCTCTCATGGGGATTTTTATACAGGAGATATCTCTAGTAACTGCCCTTCGTAGGCGGTTTATAAGCGGTTACAATTTAAAAGTGTAATAACTGTTCCAGCTTTTCTTTCTTACGAGCTTACGGATCATGAGCATGTGGGCCTTGGAAAGCTGGGCCTGATATTTTTGGGGGCCCCTATTCCCAAGCCTATCATTTGCCCCGCTGGCGACTCTGTCCACAATTGTGGGGAGAGTCGCGTCGATTATACATGCAGTTGGGAGCATTTCTTCTGCTTTTGTTGTTTAAGCTCCCATCCAcgagggattttttttttttttttttataataatgcCCCCAGGAAAATACTTTAAGAATGCTTGgcctttccttttcttgttgGCTTTCCGTGAACATTTTAGTTGGTCTTTGGCTTTGCAAAGTCTAGCTTTGCGATTGCATCTCGAGCCGGGGAAGGTAGATCGTTTGGCTCTATGAGAGTTGGGGTTGAGCGTTAGTAGAGGCTTAATCTTAAAGGGCATAAAGTTGCCCCCCTTATACTACTACAATTCTCGACTCTGCAAACATTTATGCTGGCTAAGTCGACAGTTTAGGCAATCCTTAGGCTTCACAATGGTTCATGCAGGTTTTGCAAAGATTCCTTTCTTTTACTCTTATCATCCTATATTCCACTTCACTTTTCCATGGGGTCTGTAGTTTCAACATTGACTGGCCTCGTAATTTTGGTAGGTGTTTCAGGATATGTTTCCAAGTCTTGTCATAAAATCCAGACTCTCTTTTTGCTACTTCATTTGTAGTTAGTTGTAGTTTGATTGGCAGGCTTTGGGAAGCAACTTGCTTTCTCATCGTATTCTTAATCAACCATGCTCGAACTTGATAGAAGCAGTAGTTGAACTTAGTGAAAATTACTATTAACTTCCTTCGCTTCACTTTATTCTTTTAGTCGTCTCACTTAGCCACGCTCTTGTTGCTGCAACAAAGGGTTCCTCTCAATTTTCTTTGCTTCGGGTTATGCTTCGCGCGACCTCACTTTGCTTTGCCTCATAAGATTGTTTCGCCTTTCCATTTCTCCTCACTTAACTTGGACACTTCTCTGGATTATTGCTCTTCGTGCCACTCAGCTAGCGTTTGCCACATCGCTTGAGTTTCTATTTTTCGCATTGCTTAATATGATGTTTCATCTAATAGAACCGCTTCACTTGATTTCCATACAGAGCTTAGATTATAGTCTTCGCTCGTTTGGCATAGACTGTGATATTTGCCCGTTTGGTTtgataatttgattttaacttgactttgattttgatttgaagGTGTGTTTTATAAGTGGGGCTCattattttaactttgatgagtttatttgttttgttgtaggtagagttaaaatcaaaatgatgATTTTATTCATATGGATCACGATATCTTTTCCTTAGCATTGACGGCTGCTTTATGGCTTTGTTGTtcatcaccgtgatcctctcCTTTTCCTCTTGACTCATACACTTCACATGAGTTGGACTCTCTTGTTTTACAGTCATATTCGTGGCTTCACTTACTTCCCACTtgttattttagtttcttcgttcgAGCAACAATCTCAAGCTTCGCTTGATTTGCAGCTCTTTATTCACTCTAGCTATGAGCTTTACGTAGTAGTCGAATTCTGCGTGGTACTCATACTTGATGTAGTAGTCTTTATGCTTGGGTAAATTGATGTAGTATCTTTGTTGTCGGTATTCTTCGCCTCTTGAACTAGCATTTGTCTCTATTGACATGTTCACTAACTTTATTGAGAGTCCAAGTTGTGAGTGATGCACTCTTTTGGTCAGCTCATTGAGTGTACTCATTGGCATCGCTGGGGTGTGTCTATAGGCCAACTCATGAGGGTGTACCCATGGTCACCAAAGGATTAATTTATTAGAGCGTACCTATGAGTCACGTAGTTTTAGAACGAGTTTTTGGCTTTTACTTTAATTAGATGATCTCATGGTAGTGCCTCAAATAAAAGGAGGGCCTATGAGTAACATCGTAAAAGTATTATCTGCTTTTGCTGTTGATAGATTTGGCCTATGGGCTACCTTTTTAAGATAGGTGACCTCACGGTCCTACCTCATTGTTGGGTGAACTTACCCCTTGGTGTAGCATTAACTTAGACCTGCACTATACTTTGAGCTAGGCAAGCCCTTGCTGTGTATTGAACTTGGTTGTTATTCATGTTTGATCATGTAGAAAAGATTGCAGAATCGTTGCAGCAAAGGAAGAATCGTCAGTTGCGGTTGCAGTTGTAACTTCTTTCGTCTCGTCTCCTCtgctctcctctcctctcctctcgaaCCAACCAGACCAGACCAGACCAGACCATATAATTCTATTCTATTTCTCTTCTATTGGCAGTCCATTCCTTTGCATTCCATCaactcctctcctctcctctcctctctccccctctctcctTTAGATTGATTGATTTAATTCTTCTTCTTAAATCTAATAATATTAGCTAGGGAGGGCTGCATCAATTTTCAACTTCGAAGCCCAATTCATCAATCTTTTCCCAAGCAAGCGCATTAGCATTACCCACTCAAAGCTATTagcttttttcttctcttgaCGACCGACCTAGCCTTGCTACTGAGCAGTGCCCTGCCTCTGCCTCTGCTTCTGCTTCTGCTTCTGCCTGGAAGAAGAAATAACAAGGCTAAATCAagcaatcaatcaatcaatgtGGAGCGGCAGAATTGGGAGCCGACTCGCCAGTCTCCAGTCCCAGTCCCAGTCCCAGTCCATCACAACTACATCTACAGGGAGGATATGGATGAGGTTCCTATCCAccgccaccaccaccaccttcCCAGCTGGCATTGCGATTGAGCGGATTGGGACTGGGAAGAGGTTTGCTGCTTTGTGGGGCAGTGGAGATTACGGCAGACTCGGCCATGGCAATTTGGTGTCCCACTCCAGGCCTATGCCCCTCCTCGTCGCTAATAATTCCTCCTCTGCTGCAGCTTTCCACACCCAAGAAGTAGAAGGCCTCAAGTCCATCGCTTGTGGCGGAGCGCACACTCTCTTCCTCACAGGTCCGTTGGTTGGTTTGTTCCCCacctccttccttccttccttccttcctttctcCTTGCAACAGCACCAAGGCAATATTCAATTTCAGTCTCTCGTTCCATACGATACGATACCATATGGGCTTCTTTTGCGAATTGTCTAGAATTGATATGATAATGAATGCCATGCTTTTCTAAAGGTTATAGGACAAGTCCATACTGATTTGATTTGCTGAAAACAAATGGATATCAATCAATCATATCTCTCCTCGAAAAgcatttcttcttttctagattttggattggatggttctatctatctatctatctatctatctatctatctatctatctatctataaaatttatatcttACTTATCAAGTTAAGGTACGGTGCGTAtgcatgtatgtgtgtgtatctATTCCAGCGAGAGTATTTTGAGTTGAATCCACTCAGCAGATGGTGCTTACAAGATTTCATTTCATGTAACAGAATCCGGAAAGGTTTACGCCAGTGGCCTAAATGACTTTGGACAGCTCGGTATCTCGGAGGATATGTCATACTCAACTGTATGATGCATACACCCATGCTTGCTCCTACTTTACGTGTTGCATTGATTGCATGCTTCACTTCTTCTTTTGATGAACACGCTCTTTAATTTGCTTGCTAATGTAGCTGATTTTTTCATCACCTTACCTTCTTGCTCCCCCCTTTTATCTTATCTTTGGTTTGCTATCCATAGAGGAGGACCCCTCTACTCTAATTCATGTCTAGGAACCGATGCTTTACATCTGCACCTGACTTCCACCTCCAAATGGAAGTCAAGTCAAAAGAGACTCTTTAACAAATCGCAATTTATCAGATGATTGATTGATACAGTTCtagaaaagaacaaaataatGATACTGAAAAAATATTAGTTTAGCAGGTAGAGCATCTTCTTAGTTTTGCCAACCCTACTCAAATATCAGAGCATTCTATTCTTTCTTGATGACAAAAACTCGAAGCTGGCTAGCCCCATCTTCCATCACGTGAACCAGGAATGAAACTGTAACGTTTCCCCCTAACCTTCATAAAAGACAATGGTTTAGTGGAAAAAATCTGGAATGTGTATAGTGGTTTCTTAGCTTATACAAAGGATAAACTGTATCCAACATATCAGGGAGATGCATGCATGGTTTTTATTCTGGtagaaatagaaattttgGTGGACTATATAGTTATGTTGCACGCTGTACATATACACCATAAGTTTAATCCCTTGCAGGAGCCTCTTGAAGTCGTCAGTATACCAAAGGAAACAGTGCAAATTTCTGCTGGTTATCATCACTCTTGCGCCATCACAGGTTTGTGCCATCTCACCCgtttatatgaaaattttgattgtttGATACATGATAACATGCCCCGTTCTTCTAAGTTAGTGGGGTTAGAAATGCAAGCCATGTAGATCAGTAGTATCAGTGTACCCGGCAATCTCATCAGGCCTATGCTGTTATTTGATTCATCTTacccttatttttatttgagttTTCAGAGCCTTTTATTTGCATGACAGTGTAGTATCCTGTTCATGTAACTAATAAAACAGCTATATCCTCTTGTCATGAGTTAAttttctcacatccatgaCAATCGTTATGCTCTCTTGTAGTTGATGGGGAACTCTACATGTGGGGTAAAAACTCGAATGGCCAGCTTGGCCTTGGAAAAAGTAAGTCCACTCTATATTTGATTCTCTCACGTGagttgttcttttctttccaaatCTGACATGCGTACATGCTAGTAGCTACTTAATTCTCATGTTCTTTCTGTGGCAATACTATGCAGAAGCAGCAAATGCCCTTTTTGTGCCCACTAAAGTGGAATGCTTGACTGGAATGGTCATAAAAATGGCGGCTCTAGGCTCTGAACACTCAATTGCTGTTACAGGTTCTAGTTCACTTTCCTTCTCAGATACCTTTCCTTGTGCACAGTCCTAGTTATGTGATAGTTGGCCTTATCTTTGTTATTTCTTTAGGACAGGTATTCTAATCTGCTGATATTCATTTCCAGATGAAGGCAATGCCTTGAGTTGGGGAGGTGGAGGGTCTGGAAGGCTCGGTCATGGTCACAAGTCTAGCATTTTTGGATTTAGAGGAAGTAGCAGGTTGTAACATGGCGCCTCTGTTGTTTCTGTTTGTCTATTGCGGTACATTGACAAGTTTATTCTTCTATCGGGAGAAAGAATTGACAGGATTATACTTTTGGCATCTTACCCATTCTTGCAGTTGTTTCATGTGCACTGATATCTTTACTGGTCTCTTCACTCTAAAATATGTTTCTGGCTTCTGATTAGCCGAACTCAGATCTGGGGATATCTTCTCATTGGCGtaaatttttatgataatCCTGTAACTtatcttttatgtttttccccTTTCAAGCATCATAGTCTTGGTTTTTAGTGGAAGGAAGCATTTTTCATGTTTGATGTATACCATTATGTATTAGCTGCGCATGTTCCCATGGATTTGCGCCCAGGTGGTGCCCTTTGATACGTTGTTTATACTCCGTTTCTCTGGTGCAGTGAATTTACGCCAAGACTTATCAAGGATCTGGAAGGTTTGAAGGTACTCTAACATAAAGTTTTTCTAGGCTTATGTATGTCATCACTTCCAGGATAATTATCTGTCCTTACTTTGCGGTTGTGATTCTAGGGTTCGTTACTTGTCATTTTAGGTTAAAAGAGTTGCTGCAGGATTGCTGCACTCAGCCTGCATAGATGGTGTAATACCCTTCTTCTGTCcgtaaattctaaaaattgcTGGTCTTGTTGCTGTTGTTGCCTAGTTTTGCTTTAATTGCTTTATGTTGCAGAAAACGGCTCTGTCTTTATATTTGGAGAGAAAACAATGCAGAAACTGGTAATATGCAGAAACTAGCTATTATGTCTTGCCTTTTTATTAGATGGAAAAGTGGTCTGTATCTGATGAATGCCATTTCTCGTCGGGAATGAATAAATGCAAGGGCTTTGGAGAGGGGAAGAATGCTACTACACCATCAATGGTCCATGAACTTCCATGGTCAGCGGAAGTGGCATGCGGTGGCTATCACACGTGTGCAATAACAAGTAAGGGTTTAGCTTAACTCCAGTCGGAATACACCGTTGTTGACTGAAATTGGTGAGGTGTCTTGAAAAGTAAATTTTTCAGTCTAACTCAAGATACAAGTATGCCCATAATCAGAGAGGTGATAAAATCTGCTCATTTTGGTTTGTCCAGACTGACTGAAAAAAATTGGCGTTTTGAAGATACTTTACTTTCGTGTTACAGCCTTATACGTAGGATTAGAAAAGCAAAAGTCTAATTCAATATGGCTTTCTCATAGGTGGTGGAGAGCTATATACTTGGGGTTCGAATGAGAATGGATGTCTCGGCATTGGGTATGTAGATGGTGGAGCACTTAATGAGTAATATGATCTTCATTTTGTTAAACTGCTAAtacttttcacttttttttttctttttctcgatTGATATCTTCTGTTACAGGTCTACTGATGTCATTCCTTTCCCGGAAAGAGTCAAGGGTCCTTTTCTCAATTCTGCTGTTAGCAAGGTTTCTTACTTTTCTTCTTAATCTGGGAATTCGTTTCTGAGCAATATCGTTCAAACTTATCATCTAATTTACTGTCCCAAAATTGCAGGTATCATGTGGCTGGAAGCACACAGCTGTGATTTCCGGTAAGGGACTGATCTTTGACTAGAACTGAAACTATACCTCCTATATAATCAGTGAACGTCAATTGCATCTGGAACTACATCTGGAGCTCTATCACACGTTATGTGTACCTAAACACGGTGCAGATGGCAAAATTTTCACGTGGGGTTGGGGAGGTTCTCATGGAACATTCTCAGAGGACGGGCATTCTTCCGGCGGGCAATTGGTTTGTTGCCCATGGACAAATCCCTGTTgtattcattttaatttctcCCTTGCAGTTTGCTTCTGTGGTTGATGTCTAGGTGGTGGTGCAGGGACATGGGGACGATGTGGACCGTATAAACCCAACAATGGTTCGATTTTATGAGGCGGCAAGAGCATTGAATGTATCCTGCGGATTCAATCACACAGGTGCCATATTTGAGTTCCCCGATGGTTAGGGCTTGGCAGTCCATGGAAAACAAGAGGGTTCATAACTAAACCTTTTACCTTTGTATGTTTTATTATAGATATACTAGTGTACCTTGATCTGACAAGGTTTATAACACAGTACAGAGACATGCCTGGCAAGTCAAATACAGAACGTAAAATGTACAGCTCAGAggctacacaataaaaattatttctccCATTCCATTCTCAGTTGTTGGAACTTTTGTGTCACAAAGTTACCTTTCTATTGCTTTTTTCGGTGAAAATTTTGCTCTCACCACTACCAATGAAGTCGAAAGCTCGCTGCCTGCATGATCGGGTGAGCGAAATATGCCAACAAAGTCAAAATGGTTATTGATAGATAAGGTAGTCGAATAAATTCCTTGTAGTAATCTTCCGGCAACTCCTGACGACCATCGAGAATGGCAGCAAACGGGATGACACTCGTTCTGCTCTTCATGATCTCAAAGGCTTCTCCATAGCTGATGGCTAGCCTACGATCACCATTCCACACGCCAAAGAGATGGTGCCCAATTAGTCCAACAGATGCTGCCACGGCGACAGAGTTCCCAATCCACACAGTATGAGCTAAGCACCAGATCACCTGCCCCACCATCttcagaaaaaggaaagggcAACACAAGCACCTTGTTAAATTTCTTGATCAAATGGTACACAGATTCTGCGTCACTTAGTAGTGTAGTTCTAATTGGATTCCTGGACTGGTTTTGCATATCATAGAGATATCCAATGGCAAGAAATAAGTTCAAAAGATGAAATGCCTGAAAATATCCATATTAGAAAATACCATAAAAATGGTAACATGATCAATCAATCACGTGACAAGTTTGTCCGATGGACAAGTATATAGCAAAAGGGTACCGTTAAAAGACGGTCCCCGGATCAAGCCAGGAAAGTCCTTGTCCATTTAATGTAGTGATCTCGCAGGCGCTAATCATAACAAAACTCTCGTAGAAGCAAAAACAAACTAAAAAGTGCGTGGTCATGCTTGAAATATAGTACCTGGGGATGCCTGGTGATCCGCATGATGCCTGTTTCCCATAGATGCATCTTTGGCTTATCAACTGCTGCTACCTCTAATAGATTGAAAGTAGAAGGgtaaaggaagaagaaggacaTAAAAGAAGAGAGCCACACAAGTTCATGAACTCCCGGTACAGCCTGCAGCTGCCATAACTGCACTCCATCATATCTGTGATTGATAAAATAGACCTGGACAAAAATAATTGGAAGGTAAGGAATCAAAGCTTGACAAAAATGTGCTGGAATTAGCAGCATATTACACCGTTATCAGAATTATACTGGTCATCAAGCTACACAGAGCACGGGCTCAAGCAACCGGGAGTTCAATGGGTTGACCCAAACACATGAAtagattatttttaaaatattcaagCATATTGCATATTATAAAAGAGACAAATCTTATTCCTTAAATTAGAGAAGATGATTCTGAGCCATATTATGAGATGGTGTTTGGCAGTGTTCTAGAGAAGCTCAAATCCATTACGTGAACCTACGTGACATTGCCCTACTCCtaaacaattttattattcgACTGTCAAAAATCAATTGTAAAATGCCATAGCACAGAAC of the Punica granatum isolate Tunisia-2019 chromosome 6, ASM765513v2, whole genome shotgun sequence genome contains:
- the LOC116211067 gene encoding ultraviolet-B receptor UVR8 isoform X1 translates to MWSGRIGSRLASLQSQSQSQSITTTSTGRIWMRFLSTATTTTFPAGIAIERIGTGKRFAALWGSGDYGRLGHGNLVSHSRPMPLLVANNSSSAAAFHTQEVEGLKSIACGGAHTLFLTGPLVESGKVYASGLNDFGQLGISEDMSYSTEPLEVVSIPKETVQISAGYHHSCAITVDGELYMWGKNSNGQLGLGKKAANALFVPTKVECLTGMVIKMAALGSEHSIAVTDEGNALSWGGGGSGRLGHGHKSSIFGFRGSSSEFTPRLIKDLEGLKVKRVAAGLLHSACIDENGSVFIFGEKTMQKLGFGEGKNATTPSMVHELPWSAEVACGGYHTCAITSGGELYTWGSNENGCLGIGSTDVIPFPERVKGPFLNSAVSKVSCGWKHTAVISDGKIFTWGWGGSHGTFSEDGHSSGGQLGHGDDVDRINPTMVRFYEAARALNVSCGFNHTGAIFEFPDG
- the LOC116211067 gene encoding ultraviolet-B receptor UVR8 isoform X2; protein product: MWSGRIGSRLASLQSQSQSQSITTTSTGRIWMRFLSTATTTTFPAGIAIERIGTGKRFAALWGSGDYGRLGHGNLVSHSRPMPLLVANNSSSAAAFHTQEVEGLKSIACGGAHTLFLTESGKVYASGLNDFGQLGISEDMSYSTEPLEVVSIPKETVQISAGYHHSCAITVDGELYMWGKNSNGQLGLGKKAANALFVPTKVECLTGMVIKMAALGSEHSIAVTDEGNALSWGGGGSGRLGHGHKSSIFGFRGSSSEFTPRLIKDLEGLKVKRVAAGLLHSACIDENGSVFIFGEKTMQKLGFGEGKNATTPSMVHELPWSAEVACGGYHTCAITSGGELYTWGSNENGCLGIGSTDVIPFPERVKGPFLNSAVSKVSCGWKHTAVISDGKIFTWGWGGSHGTFSEDGHSSGGQLGHGDDVDRINPTMVRFYEAARALNVSCGFNHTGAIFEFPDG